From the genome of Gilliamella sp. wkB7, one region includes:
- a CDS encoding efflux RND transporter permease subunit gives MAKFFIDRPVFAWVIAIMMMLGGALCIKLLAVEQYPDIAPPAVTVSAVYPGADAQTIENTVTQLIEQNLTGLDNLIYMQSTSSAQGVVQTTLTFAPGTSPDFAQVQVLNKVESIKSRLPESVQKNGVSVAKNNTNFLKVIGFYSTNPQKTQADIADFIYSTVQDPIRRVQGVGDTQLFGSEYAMRVWLDPNKLNYFNLSIEEITAAIQAQNAQVTAGQLGALPSTEGQELNATITAQSRLKTPEQFQNILVRVNTDGSNVLLKDVARVEIGAADYNFLSRYDGKPSAGLGIYLATGANQLDTSAEVDKKIQELSQIFPEDIKFAYPYDTTPFVKLSINNVIHTLIEAIILVVIVMYVFLQNLRSTLIPTITVPVVLLGTFAVLYICGFTINTLSMFAMVLAIGLLVDDAIVVIENVERIMHDEGLSPYDATVKSMEQITSALVGIAVVLSAVFVPMAFYGGAAGGIYRQFSITIVTSMSLSVLMAIVLTPALCAQILKAPSKSKVKKTTFGEKLVTMAPFSWCSAGTKWFFDRFNNLYDKSLHAYEKGVIKFIRYPIISFICYALIVVGLVFGFNRLPTGFLPNEDQGVLIVLVELPPGSTLEQTMGVLNKTSDFYMTQKADSVKEIFTVAGFSLVGRGQNMGLGFIRLKDWDERKRPDQTVDALVGSGWGFASTITEGRVIITNVPAVPSLGMANGFSYMLKDSAGLGHDALMGAFFQLLGQAMHEPQLQQVRPGSMLDVPQYKINVDFETAQALGVAVSSVNTVLSTALGSAYIDDFVYNNRVKKVYLQSDSAYRMLPDDFSFWHVKNQKGEMVPYDAFATTTKSYGSPSLVRYDGVAAMEISGSAAPGMSSGQAMAVMEELSKQLPKGFSFDWTDISYQERQTGSQTTTLYIISLIVVFLSLAALYESWTVPISILFVIPLGIIGTVYATMFRDLDNDIYFIVGLLTTMGLSAKNAILIVEFAKDALEKEGKSLIDATLEACRLRLRPILMTSFAFILGVLPLALNTGAGSASQNAVGTGVIGGMITATFLAIFYVPLFFLFVTKLFTKHKNKVVLPSNYDSNTKNS, from the coding sequence ATGGCTAAGTTTTTTATTGATAGACCTGTTTTTGCATGGGTAATTGCTATCATGATGATGCTGGGCGGTGCTTTATGTATTAAGCTATTAGCTGTTGAACAGTATCCTGATATAGCACCCCCTGCTGTTACTGTTTCTGCGGTTTATCCAGGTGCTGATGCGCAAACTATTGAAAACACTGTTACGCAATTAATTGAACAAAACTTAACTGGTTTGGATAATTTAATTTATATGCAATCAACCAGTAGTGCACAAGGTGTGGTACAAACTACTTTGACTTTTGCTCCAGGAACAAGTCCCGATTTTGCACAGGTTCAAGTATTAAATAAAGTAGAAAGTATCAAATCACGTTTACCAGAAAGCGTTCAAAAAAATGGGGTATCGGTTGCTAAAAATAATACTAACTTCTTAAAAGTTATTGGCTTCTATTCTACCAATCCTCAGAAAACACAAGCAGATATTGCTGACTTTATTTATTCAACAGTGCAAGATCCCATTCGCCGTGTGCAAGGCGTAGGGGATACTCAGTTATTTGGTTCTGAATATGCAATGCGTGTTTGGTTAGATCCAAACAAACTGAACTATTTTAATTTATCTATTGAAGAAATTACTGCTGCTATTCAAGCGCAAAATGCGCAGGTTACTGCAGGGCAACTTGGTGCTTTACCATCAACAGAAGGGCAAGAACTTAATGCAACAATTACTGCTCAATCACGTTTAAAGACACCTGAGCAATTTCAAAATATTTTAGTCCGTGTTAACACTGATGGGTCAAATGTTTTATTAAAAGATGTGGCAAGGGTTGAGATTGGTGCTGCTGACTATAACTTTCTTTCTCGTTATGATGGTAAACCTTCAGCTGGTTTAGGTATTTATTTGGCGACAGGCGCTAATCAATTAGATACATCAGCAGAAGTAGATAAAAAAATTCAGGAATTATCTCAGATTTTTCCTGAAGACATTAAATTTGCGTATCCTTATGATACAACCCCTTTTGTCAAATTATCTATTAATAACGTAATTCATACATTAATCGAAGCAATTATTTTGGTTGTTATCGTAATGTATGTATTCTTACAAAATCTTCGTTCTACACTTATTCCAACTATTACTGTACCTGTCGTATTGTTAGGTACTTTTGCGGTTTTATATATTTGTGGATTTACTATCAATACGTTATCCATGTTTGCTATGGTTCTCGCCATCGGTCTTCTGGTCGATGATGCCATCGTAGTTATCGAAAACGTTGAACGTATTATGCATGATGAAGGTCTATCTCCTTATGATGCAACCGTTAAATCAATGGAACAAATTACTTCTGCATTAGTTGGGATAGCCGTGGTACTTTCAGCTGTATTTGTACCAATGGCATTTTATGGTGGTGCAGCAGGGGGAATTTATCGTCAATTCTCTATTACAATTGTAACTTCTATGTCTCTATCAGTACTGATGGCAATTGTATTAACGCCTGCCCTTTGTGCGCAAATTTTAAAAGCACCATCAAAATCTAAAGTTAAGAAAACAACTTTTGGTGAAAAACTCGTAACCATGGCGCCATTTAGTTGGTGTTCTGCTGGAACTAAATGGTTTTTTGATAGATTTAATAATTTATATGACAAGAGTTTGCATGCCTATGAAAAAGGTGTAATTAAATTTATTCGTTATCCAATTATTTCATTTATTTGTTATGCCTTGATTGTTGTAGGTTTAGTATTTGGATTTAACCGTTTACCAACTGGTTTCTTACCAAATGAAGATCAAGGTGTCTTGATTGTTTTGGTTGAATTACCACCAGGTTCTACATTAGAACAAACGATGGGCGTGCTTAATAAAACTTCTGACTTTTATATGACGCAAAAAGCCGATTCAGTGAAAGAAATCTTTACCGTTGCTGGTTTTAGTCTGGTTGGTCGTGGACAGAACATGGGGCTTGGCTTTATTCGATTAAAAGATTGGGATGAGCGTAAACGCCCAGATCAAACAGTTGATGCCTTAGTTGGCAGTGGTTGGGGATTTGCTTCAACGATCACTGAAGGCCGTGTCATTATCACCAATGTCCCAGCAGTACCATCACTTGGTATGGCCAATGGTTTTTCTTATATGTTAAAAGATTCGGCTGGTCTTGGTCATGATGCTTTGATGGGCGCATTTTTCCAACTATTGGGTCAAGCCATGCATGAACCACAATTACAGCAAGTTCGTCCTGGTAGTATGTTAGATGTTCCACAATATAAAATTAATGTGGATTTTGAAACTGCTCAAGCCCTTGGTGTGGCTGTAAGTAGTGTTAATACAGTGCTTTCAACTGCATTAGGTTCTGCTTATATTGATGATTTTGTATATAATAACCGTGTTAAAAAAGTGTATTTACAATCTGATTCGGCTTATAGAATGCTACCTGATGATTTCAGTTTTTGGCATGTGAAAAACCAAAAAGGTGAAATGGTACCTTATGATGCTTTTGCAACCACAACAAAAAGTTATGGTTCTCCATCACTTGTTCGTTACGATGGTGTAGCTGCAATGGAGATTAGTGGTTCAGCAGCGCCTGGTATGAGTTCTGGTCAAGCTATGGCAGTAATGGAAGAATTATCTAAACAGTTACCTAAAGGTTTCTCATTTGACTGGACAGATATTTCATATCAAGAACGCCAAACAGGCTCTCAAACTACAACACTTTATATTATTTCACTTATTGTAGTATTCTTATCGTTAGCAGCTTTATATGAAAGCTGGACAGTACCAATTTCAATCCTATTCGTTATACCATTAGGTATTATTGGTACCGTATATGCGACTATGTTTAGAGACCTTGATAATGATATTTACTTTATCGTTGGTCTATTAACTACGATGGGATTATCTGCTAAGAATGCTATTTTGATTGTAGAATTTGCTAAAGATGCACTAGAAAAAGAAGGTAAGTCCTTAATTGATGCAACGTTAGAAGCTTGTCGTTTACGTTTACGTCCAATTCTAATGACATCATTTGCGTTTATTTTAGGTGTATTACCATTAGCACTAAATACTGGAGCTGGATCTGCTAGCCAAAATGCGGTAGGTACAGGGGTAATCGGTGGCATGATAACGGCAACATTTTTAGCGATATTCTATGTTCCATTATTCTTCTTGTTTGTAACCAAACTGTTTACTAAACATAAGAACAAAGTCGTTTTACCATCTAACTATGACAGTAATACTAAAAATAGTTAA
- the ruvC gene encoding crossover junction endodeoxyribonuclease RuvC: MAIILGIDPGSRLTGYGVIRQTGRQLTYLGSGCIRTAVDDLPTRLKRIYAGVSEIILQFQPDMFAIEQVFMARNADSALKLGQARGSAIVAAVNNDLPVFEYAARLVKQSVVGTGAADKKQVQHMVKLLLKLPASPQADAADALAIAITHAHMSQLLIKSHK; encoded by the coding sequence ATGGCCATTATTCTTGGCATCGATCCAGGCTCTCGTTTGACAGGTTACGGAGTAATTCGTCAAACGGGACGACAACTCACTTACCTTGGCAGCGGATGTATTCGTACTGCAGTTGATGATCTTCCTACCCGTTTAAAACGCATATATGCAGGTGTGAGTGAAATTATTTTACAATTCCAACCTGATATGTTTGCTATTGAACAAGTATTCATGGCACGAAATGCCGATTCTGCATTAAAATTAGGCCAAGCAAGAGGTTCAGCAATTGTGGCAGCGGTAAACAATGACCTACCTGTTTTTGAATATGCGGCGCGTTTAGTCAAACAAAGTGTAGTTGGGACTGGTGCTGCCGACAAAAAACAAGTGCAGCATATGGTTAAATTATTACTTAAGTTACCTGCAAGTCCTCAAGCCGATGCAGCAGACGCATTAGCTATAGCTATTACCCATGCTCATATGAGTCAACTATTAATCAAATCACATAAATAA
- a CDS encoding YebC/PmpR family DNA-binding transcriptional regulator, with protein sequence MAGHSKWANTKHRKAAQDAKRGKIFTKIIRELVTAAKLGGGDPASNPRLRAAMDKALSNNMTRDTMNRAVARGVGGEDDTNMETIIYEGYGPAGTAVMVECLSDNRNRTVSEVRHAFTKTGGNLGTDGSVSYLFTKKGVISYPAGTDEDQVMDAALEAGADDVVTYDDGAIDVFTTPESFGEVKDALDAAGLVSEAAEVSMIPATKVDLDIESAPKLLRLIDMLEDCDDVQEVYHNGEVSDEVAATL encoded by the coding sequence ATGGCAGGTCATAGTAAATGGGCCAATACCAAACACCGCAAAGCAGCACAAGATGCAAAACGCGGTAAAATCTTTACCAAAATTATTCGCGAACTTGTAACTGCAGCTAAACTTGGTGGTGGCGATCCAGCGTCTAACCCTCGTCTACGTGCTGCTATGGACAAAGCATTATCGAACAACATGACTCGAGATACCATGAATAGAGCTGTTGCTCGTGGTGTGGGTGGTGAAGATGATACAAATATGGAAACTATCATCTATGAAGGTTATGGACCAGCAGGTACTGCGGTAATGGTTGAATGTTTAAGTGATAACCGCAATCGTACTGTTTCTGAAGTTCGTCATGCTTTTACAAAAACTGGTGGTAATTTAGGTACTGATGGTTCAGTCTCATATTTATTCACGAAAAAAGGCGTTATTTCATATCCGGCAGGTACTGATGAAGATCAAGTAATGGACGCAGCGCTTGAAGCTGGAGCTGATGATGTCGTAACCTATGACGATGGTGCAATTGATGTGTTTACAACACCAGAATCATTTGGTGAAGTTAAAGATGCTCTTGATGCAGCTGGTTTAGTGTCAGAAGCAGCAGAAGTATCTATGATTCCAGCAACTAAAGTTGATCTTGATATTGAATCTGCACCTAAATTACTTCGTCTTATTGATATGCTTGAAGATTGTGATGATGTTCAAGAAGTTTATCATAATGGTGAAGTTTCTGACGAGGTTGCAGCAACGCTTTAA
- the rbsD gene encoding D-ribose pyranase, with the protein MRKGQLFNSDIYQVLSKMGHTDQIAIGDAGLPIPNTTLRIDLALTYGIPSFMQVFELISQEMQIEKVILATEIKEKNPQILAEIIERISQIEQIQNNKIEIIYFPHEMLKKQTHHCKAVIRTGECTPFANIILQSGVIF; encoded by the coding sequence ATGCGCAAAGGCCAACTATTTAATTCTGATATTTACCAAGTACTATCTAAAATGGGGCACACTGATCAAATTGCAATCGGGGATGCAGGCTTACCTATACCTAATACAACCTTACGAATTGATTTAGCACTTACTTATGGTATCCCATCATTTATGCAAGTTTTCGAATTAATTTCACAAGAGATGCAAATAGAAAAAGTAATACTTGCTACAGAAATCAAAGAAAAAAATCCTCAAATTTTGGCAGAAATTATAGAAAGAATCAGTCAGATTGAACAAATTCAGAACAATAAAATAGAAATTATTTATTTTCCTCACGAAATGCTAAAAAAACAAACGCATCATTGCAAAGCCGTTATCAGAACCGGTGAGTGCACACCATTTGCAAATATTATTTTGCAATCGGGTGTCATTTTTTAA
- the rbsA gene encoding ribose ABC transporter ATP-binding protein RbsA, with the protein MHNNLLQLINIHKSFPGVKALTGANLNVRAGQVMALIGENGAGKSTLMKVLTGIYSKDEGEIIYLGNKVNFKGPKSSQEAGIGIIHQELNLIPQLTIAENIFLGREFTNKFGCIDWKKTYDQADKLLAELHLTYDSRKLISELSIGEQQMVEIAKVLSFNSKVIIMDEPTDALTETETASLFEVIHKLKQQNCGIVYISHRLKEIFEICDDVTVLRDGQFIGEKKVALLDENSLIEMMVGRKLEEQYPRINKEHGEVTLQVKNLTGAGVNNISFKLYEGEILGISGLMGAGRTELMKMIYGANPAKFGSIILKGKTIKVNSPLDGLKHGIVYISEDRKRDGLILGMSVKDNMSLNALSYFANQFGKLQLKNEQQAVEDFVSLFNIKTPSINQIIGLLSGGNQQKVAIAKGLMTRPSILILDEPTRGVDVGAKKEIYQLINQFKQQGLSVILVSSDMPEVLGMSDRILVIYDGTVTGEFSISDATQEKLMAAAVGKSQERVDVAK; encoded by the coding sequence ATGCACAATAATTTATTACAGCTTATTAATATTCATAAATCTTTTCCCGGAGTAAAAGCATTAACAGGCGCAAATTTAAATGTTCGAGCTGGACAAGTAATGGCATTGATTGGTGAAAATGGCGCCGGAAAATCTACTCTAATGAAAGTGTTAACTGGCATTTACTCAAAAGATGAGGGTGAAATTATTTACTTAGGCAATAAAGTAAATTTTAAAGGACCAAAATCATCACAAGAAGCAGGTATCGGCATCATTCATCAAGAGTTAAATTTAATACCACAACTTACTATTGCCGAAAATATATTTTTAGGTCGAGAGTTTACTAATAAATTTGGCTGTATAGATTGGAAAAAAACATATGACCAAGCTGACAAATTATTAGCTGAACTACATTTAACTTATGATAGTCGTAAGCTTATTAGTGAGTTATCGATAGGTGAACAGCAGATGGTTGAAATCGCTAAAGTACTTAGCTTTAATTCCAAAGTTATCATAATGGACGAACCTACCGATGCGCTTACCGAAACAGAAACGGCATCATTATTTGAAGTTATTCACAAACTAAAACAGCAAAATTGTGGAATTGTTTATATTTCTCATCGATTAAAAGAAATTTTTGAAATCTGTGATGACGTTACTGTTTTACGAGATGGACAATTTATTGGCGAAAAGAAAGTTGCACTACTTGATGAAAATTCCCTTATTGAAATGATGGTTGGACGAAAACTTGAAGAACAATATCCTCGCATCAATAAAGAACATGGAGAGGTAACACTGCAAGTTAAAAATCTAACTGGTGCAGGAGTAAACAATATCAGTTTCAAACTTTACGAAGGCGAAATACTTGGTATTTCAGGCTTAATGGGGGCAGGGCGAACTGAATTAATGAAAATGATTTATGGTGCCAATCCAGCGAAGTTTGGCTCTATTATACTTAAAGGAAAAACAATAAAAGTGAATTCGCCGTTAGATGGTTTAAAACACGGCATTGTCTATATTTCTGAAGACCGGAAAAGAGATGGACTAATTTTAGGTATGTCCGTTAAGGACAATATGTCACTCAATGCATTGAGTTATTTCGCTAATCAGTTTGGTAAATTACAACTTAAAAATGAGCAACAAGCTGTTGAGGATTTTGTTAGCTTATTTAACATCAAAACGCCCTCAATTAACCAAATTATTGGGCTCTTATCAGGTGGTAATCAACAAAAAGTCGCTATTGCTAAAGGATTAATGACTCGACCAAGTATCTTAATTTTAGATGAACCAACGCGAGGAGTTGATGTAGGTGCTAAAAAAGAGATATACCAACTGATTAATCAATTTAAACAGCAGGGTTTGAGCGTTATTTTAGTCTCATCTGATATGCCTGAGGTATTAGGTATGAGCGATAGAATTTTAGTTATTTACGACGGAACTGTGACTGGCGAATTTTCAATTAGTGACGCGACACAGGAAAAACTTATGGCTGCTGCCGTTGGAAAATCACAGGAGAGAGTCGATGTCGCAAAATAA
- the rbsC gene encoding ribose ABC transporter permease: MSQNKTFKNFLIEQKSLVTLLILIAIVSCLSDNFFTLNNFFNILQQTSINAIIAVGMTLVILTSGIDLTVGSTFALAGAITASLVGSDISPFIAIALSLALGSLLGAFSGLIIAKGKIQAFIATLVMMLILRGVTQVYTKGSPISTGMNDNSELFEWFAFGRVFAIPVPIIIMAMVFIAAWYLLKYTRLGRYIYALGGNEAATKLSGINVDRVKITVYALSGLLCALASTIEVARLSSAQPTAGTGYEMDAIAAVVLGGTSMSGGKGKIIGTLIGALILGFLNNGLNMLGVDAYYQMIVKGVVILLAVLVDKKTNK, encoded by the coding sequence ATGTCGCAAAATAAAACGTTCAAGAATTTTTTAATTGAACAAAAATCATTAGTAACATTACTTATTTTAATCGCAATTGTTTCATGTTTAAGTGATAACTTTTTCACTTTAAATAACTTTTTCAATATTTTACAGCAAACATCTATTAACGCGATCATTGCGGTAGGTATGACTTTAGTAATTTTAACCTCCGGTATTGATCTTACAGTAGGTTCTACCTTTGCTTTAGCTGGTGCTATCACAGCTTCTTTAGTTGGTTCAGACATCTCCCCCTTTATTGCGATAGCCTTATCCTTAGCTTTAGGATCGTTATTAGGTGCTTTTTCTGGTCTGATCATTGCAAAAGGTAAAATACAAGCATTTATTGCTACGCTAGTTATGATGCTCATTTTACGTGGAGTAACACAGGTTTATACAAAAGGTAGTCCAATATCGACGGGTATGAATGATAATTCAGAACTTTTCGAGTGGTTTGCTTTTGGTCGGGTTTTTGCGATTCCTGTGCCAATTATTATCATGGCGATGGTATTTATTGCTGCATGGTACTTATTAAAATATACCCGTTTAGGTCGTTATATTTATGCTTTAGGTGGTAATGAAGCTGCCACAAAACTCTCAGGGATTAATGTTGATCGAGTCAAAATTACGGTTTATGCACTTAGTGGATTACTTTGCGCATTAGCTAGTACCATTGAAGTTGCAAGACTATCATCGGCACAGCCTACTGCTGGTACTGGTTATGAAATGGATGCGATTGCAGCGGTTGTTCTTGGTGGCACGAGCATGTCAGGCGGTAAAGGTAAAATTATAGGTACATTAATTGGTGCATTAATATTAGGTTTTTTAAATAATGGTCTCAATATGTTAGGGGTAGATGCTTATTATCAAATGATCGTAAAAGGGGTGGTTATCTTATTAGCTGTGTTAGTTGATAAAAAAACCAATAAATAG
- the rbsB gene encoding ribose ABC transporter substrate-binding protein RbsB, protein MKFKKIITAVTIVTLSLTVSFQASAKDNLALVVSTLNNPFFVTLKEGAVQKANELGYDLVVLDSQNNPAKELANVEDTIVKGAKVILINPTDSDAVGNAVLAANKAGIPVITLDRAAGKGEVISHIASDNVAGGKMAGDFIFEKLGADAKIIQLQGIVGTSASRERGEGFVQSAQVNKLIILTAQPADFDRAKGMNVMQNLLTAYPILQAVFAENDEMALGAIRAIQTAGRNDILVVGFDGTQDGVKSVERSKMAATVAQQPEKIGSMGIEIADKVIKGEKVEQKVPVELKLITK, encoded by the coding sequence ATGAAATTTAAAAAAATTATTACTGCAGTTACAATTGTAACTTTAAGTCTAACCGTTAGTTTTCAAGCTTCAGCGAAAGACAATCTTGCCTTAGTTGTTTCAACACTTAATAATCCTTTTTTTGTAACACTTAAAGAAGGTGCGGTACAAAAGGCTAATGAATTAGGTTATGACTTAGTGGTACTCGATTCGCAAAATAATCCAGCAAAAGAGTTAGCGAATGTTGAAGATACTATCGTAAAAGGCGCTAAAGTCATTTTAATTAATCCAACTGATTCAGATGCGGTCGGCAATGCCGTTTTGGCTGCCAATAAAGCAGGAATCCCAGTAATTACTCTTGATAGAGCAGCCGGTAAAGGTGAGGTTATCAGTCATATCGCATCCGATAATGTTGCTGGAGGTAAAATGGCAGGAGATTTTATTTTTGAAAAACTGGGCGCTGATGCAAAAATAATTCAACTACAAGGCATTGTTGGTACATCCGCATCACGTGAACGTGGAGAGGGGTTTGTTCAATCCGCACAAGTGAATAAATTAATTATTTTAACTGCGCAACCTGCTGACTTTGATCGTGCCAAAGGTATGAATGTCATGCAAAATTTACTTACTGCTTACCCAATCTTACAAGCTGTATTTGCCGAAAATGATGAAATGGCATTAGGTGCGATACGTGCAATTCAAACTGCTGGGCGTAATGATATTTTAGTGGTTGGATTTGATGGCACACAAGATGGAGTTAAATCCGTAGAACGAAGTAAAATGGCAGCAACAGTTGCGCAACAACCAGAAAAGATAGGTTCAATGGGTATTGAGATCGCTGATAAAGTGATAAAAGGTGAGAAAGTTGAACAAAAAGTTCCTGTAGAATTAAAATTAATTACTAAATAA
- the rbsK gene encoding ribokinase — MSGKKLIVLGSVNVDHILNVNEFPKPGETLAGRDYQISFGGKGANQAVAAGRLGANIQFIAAVGDDELGKKINQQLKSDHIDTRSVATIKNENTGVALILVNAQGENQIAIYAGANAAVTPDYLHEFENDIIQADAILMQLETPLATIEQAAKLAKEHNTQVILNPAPAQKLSDDLLNNIDIITPNETEAEYLTGIKIVTEQDAQTASAILHNKGIKIVIITLGSKGAWVSDSGKGELIDGFKVKAIDTIGAGDTFNGMLVTALLEGKSLSQAIKYAHAAGALSVTKAGAQTSVPTRTEVDNFIQLHNQ; from the coding sequence ATGAGTGGTAAAAAACTAATTGTACTGGGTAGTGTGAATGTCGATCATATTTTAAATGTTAATGAATTTCCAAAACCAGGTGAAACATTAGCAGGCAGAGATTACCAAATTTCATTTGGAGGTAAAGGTGCCAACCAAGCTGTAGCTGCAGGTCGTTTAGGTGCCAATATACAATTCATTGCTGCAGTTGGTGATGATGAATTAGGAAAAAAAATAAATCAGCAATTAAAAAGTGATCATATTGATACCCGTTCAGTTGCAACAATCAAAAACGAAAATACAGGTGTTGCACTCATTTTAGTTAATGCTCAAGGCGAGAATCAAATTGCTATTTATGCAGGTGCCAATGCTGCGGTTACGCCTGATTATTTACATGAATTTGAAAACGATATTATACAGGCAGATGCGATTCTAATGCAGCTTGAAACACCTTTAGCAACCATAGAGCAAGCAGCTAAATTAGCCAAAGAACATAATACTCAAGTGATTTTAAATCCTGCACCTGCGCAGAAGTTATCCGATGATTTGCTTAATAATATTGATATTATTACCCCAAACGAAACCGAAGCTGAATATTTAACCGGTATAAAAATTGTCACTGAACAAGATGCCCAAACTGCATCGGCTATTTTGCATAATAAAGGAATAAAAATTGTCATAATTACGTTAGGTAGTAAAGGTGCGTGGGTAAGTGATTCAGGTAAAGGGGAACTTATCGATGGTTTTAAAGTAAAAGCCATTGATACTATTGGCGCTGGAGATACCTTTAATGGCATGTTAGTCACAGCATTATTAGAAGGCAAATCGCTTAGCCAAGCTATCAAATATGCACATGCTGCAGGGGCTCTGTCAGTAACTAAAGCTGGAGCACAAACATCAGTACCAACGCGTACAGAGGTTGACAATTTTATTCAATTACATAATCAGTAA
- the rbsR gene encoding ribose operon transcriptional repressor RbsR: MATMKDVANLAQVSTSTVSHVINNDRYVSPAVREKVELAIRQLNYTPCAIARSLKSNKTYTIGMLVTTSNNPFFSEVVQGVERSCYELGYNLILCSTEGDHKRMLDNIEHLLQKRVDGLLIMCTESHSSPQQIFIRYPKLPIVMMDWTPLMSMCDIIQDNSFYGATIATQYLIEKNYKDIACITGPLNNTQAQSRLQGYRKAMHDANLIIHNGYEVQGDFRFASGIVAMQYLLGLAKPPQAVFCSNDAMTIGVYQALYQNGLEAGKDIAIIGYDNIEIAQYMTPPLTTIHQPKKELGQLAVEMLINRFHNPKEPLHKLSLMPTLIKRLSA; encoded by the coding sequence TTGGCTACGATGAAAGATGTTGCAAATCTTGCACAAGTTTCTACATCTACGGTTTCTCATGTTATTAATAACGATCGTTATGTTAGCCCTGCTGTACGGGAAAAAGTTGAATTAGCGATTCGACAGCTGAATTATACTCCTTGTGCAATAGCGCGTAGTTTAAAGAGTAATAAAACCTATACTATAGGTATGTTAGTTACAACGAGTAATAATCCTTTTTTTTCAGAAGTGGTCCAAGGCGTTGAACGAAGTTGTTATGAGCTGGGTTATAACTTGATTTTATGTAGTACAGAGGGTGATCATAAACGGATGCTTGATAACATTGAGCATTTATTACAAAAACGTGTTGATGGCTTATTAATCATGTGCACTGAAAGCCATTCAAGTCCACAACAGATCTTTATACGTTATCCAAAACTGCCCATCGTAATGATGGATTGGACACCATTAATGAGTATGTGTGATATTATTCAGGATAATTCTTTTTATGGTGCAACAATTGCGACTCAATATTTAATTGAAAAAAATTACAAGGATATTGCTTGTATTACGGGGCCCTTAAATAATACTCAAGCACAATCGCGCCTGCAAGGCTATCGTAAAGCAATGCATGATGCTAATTTAATCATTCATAATGGTTATGAAGTGCAAGGTGATTTTCGATTTGCATCAGGTATTGTTGCGATGCAATATTTATTAGGTTTGGCTAAACCTCCACAAGCTGTATTTTGTTCTAATGATGCTATGACTATAGGTGTTTATCAAGCACTTTACCAAAATGGACTTGAAGCTGGAAAAGATATTGCAATTATTGGTTATGATAATATTGAAATAGCACAATATATGACACCACCTTTAACTACTATTCATCAACCCAAAAAAGAACTGGGTCAATTAGCCGTTGAGATGTTAATAAATCGATTTCATAACCCTAAAGAGCCATTACATAAACTATCATTAATGCCAACATTGATAAAACGCTTATCTGCTTAG
- the fis gene encoding DNA-binding transcriptional regulator Fis, which produces MSEQRVTAAALKFTTVNSQDQITQKPLRDSVKQALKNYLSQLNGEDPTDLYELVLAEVEHPFLDMVMQYTRGNQTRAANMLGINRGTLRKKLKQYGMS; this is translated from the coding sequence ATGTCAGAACAACGCGTTACAGCTGCAGCACTTAAATTTACAACTGTAAATTCGCAGGACCAAATAACACAAAAGCCATTGCGAGATTCAGTTAAACAAGCTTTGAAAAACTATTTATCTCAATTAAATGGTGAAGATCCGACTGATCTATATGAATTAGTGTTAGCTGAAGTTGAACATCCATTCCTTGATATGGTTATGCAATATACACGCGGTAATCAAACTCGCGCAGCAAACATGCTTGGTATCAACCGTGGTACGCTTCGCAAAAAATTAAAACAATATGGAATGAGTTAA